The Glycine soja cultivar W05 chromosome 6, ASM419377v2, whole genome shotgun sequence genome has a window encoding:
- the LOC114415470 gene encoding pentatricopeptide repeat-containing protein At1g43980, mitochondrial-like, translating to MYPLLKQAQGPYPSLSCCSLLLNHCLSQKSLNFVKIVHAHFLKLGLNTYTYLGNRCLDLYSEFGHINDALKVFDDISHKNSTSWNICLKGLLKSGQPGKACHMFDAMPVRDVVSWNSMISGYASCGYLSHALELFVEMQGTGVRPSGFTFSILMSLVSSSPHAKQIHCRMIRSGVDLDNVVLGNSLINIYGKLGLVEYAFGVIMIMKQFDVISWNSLIWACHSAGHHELALEQFYRMRGAELLPDQFTCSVLMSVCSNLRDLDKGKQVFAFCFKMGFIYNSIVSSAAIDLFSKCNRLEDSVRLFKKQDQWDSPLCNSMISSFARHDLGENALQLFVLTLRKNIRPTEYMVSSLLSSVSIFLPVEVGNQIHSLVPKLGFESDAVVANSLVDMYAKFGFIGDALNIFNEMKIKDLVSWNTIMMGLTYYGRVSLTMDLFRELLTREGILPDRITLTAVLLACNYGLLVDEGIKIFSSMEMEFGVKPGEEHYACVVEMLSKAGKLKEAIDIIETMPCRTTSDIWRSILSACAIYGDLQIIEGVAKKIMDRESQTSLPYLVLAQAYQMRGRWDSMVRMRKAVENRGTKEFIGHSWIGIRNNVYTFASNQLQHYGGKDLYLVLNLLVWEMETEGYV from the coding sequence ATGTACCCATTATTGAAGCAAGCGCAAGGTCCTTACCCTTCTCTTTCATGTTGCTCTCTCCTCCTAAACCACTGTTTATCTCAAAAATCCCTTAACTTTGTCAAAATCGTGCATGCCCACTTCCTCAAATTGGGACTTAACACCTACACATATTTGGGTAATCGCTGCCTCGACCTTTACTCTGAGTTCGGCCACATTAACGATGCACTGAAGGTGTTTGATGATATTTCCCACAAGAACTCCACTTCCTGGAACATTTGCCTAAAAGGGTTGCTCAAAAGTGGCCAGCCTGGCAAGGCCTGCCACATGTTTGATGCGATGCCTGTTAGAGATGTCGTTTCTTGGAATTCCATGATTTCGGGTTATGCTTCCTGTGGGTATTTAAGTCATGCCTTGGAGCTTTTTGTTGAAATGCAAGGCACCGGTGTGAGACCAAGTGGGTTTACTTTCTCCATTTTGATGTCACTCGTGTCAAGTTCCCCTCATGCTAAGCAGATTCACTGTAGGATGATCAGAAGTGGCGTGGATTTGGATAATGTAGTGCTTGGGAATtcgttaataaatatttatgggAAGCTTGGTCTTGTTGAATATGCTTTTGGTGTGATTATGATTATGAAGCAGTTTGATGTTATATCTTGGAACTCTTTGATCTGGGCCTGTCATAGTGCTGGACACCATGAGTTGGCATTAGAGCAGTTCTATCGGATGAGAGGTGCTGAGTTGTTACCTGATCAGTTTACGTGTTCAGTGTTGATGAGTGTCTGTTCTAACTTGCGAGACTTGGACAAGGGTAAGCAGGTTTTTGCCTTTTGTTTCAAGATgggatttatttataatagcaTTGTATCCAGTGCTGCTATTGACCTCTTTTCCAAATGCAACAGATTGGAGGATTCTGTCCGGCTATTTAAGAAACAAGATCAATGGGATTCACCTCTATGCAATTCCATGATTTCAAGTTTTGCTAGACACGATTTAGGGGAAAATGCTTTGCAACTTTTTGTGCTGACCTTGAGGAAGAATATCAGGCCAACAGAATACATGGTTAGCTCTCTCCTGAGTTCTGTTTCGATTTTCTTACCAGTTGAAGTGGGTAATCAAATCCATTCTTTGGTTCCTAAATTGGGTTTTGAGTCAGATGCAGTTGTTGCCAATTCACTTGTCGATATGTAtgctaaatttgggtttattggTGATGCCTTGAATATCttcaatgaaatgaaaataaaagatttggTATCATGGAACACTATAATGATGGGACTGACTTACTATGGCAGAGTGTCTTTGACCATGGACCTCTTCAGGGAATTATTGACTAGAGAAGGCATACTACCAGATCGAATAACACTTACTGCAGTTCTACTAGCATGCAACTATGGGTTATTGGTTGATGAAGGAATCAAAATATTTTCCTCAATGGAGATGGAATTCGGAGTAAAACCCGGAGAAGAACATTATGCATGTGTTGTGGAGATGTTGAGTAAAGCTGGTAAGCTCAAAGAAGCCATTGATATCATAGAAACAATGCCGTGTAGAACTACCTCTGACATTTGGAGGTCAATTCTTTCTGCATGTGCAATTTATGGAGACTTGCAAATTATAGAAGGAGTTGCAAAGAAAATAATGGATAGGGAATCACAGACATCCTTACCTTACTTGGTGTTGGCTCAAGCATATCAAATGAGGGGTAGATGGGATTCCATGGTTCGAATGAGGAAGGCTGTGGAAAATAGAGGTACTAAAGAGTTCATTGGACACAGTTGGATTGGAATAAGAAATAATGTGTACACTTTTGCGTCAAATCAATTACAGCATTATGGTGGCAAGGATCTATATCTGGTGTTGAATTTACTTGTCTGGGAGATGGAGACTGAAGGTTATGTCTAA
- the LOC114415471 gene encoding SWI/SNF complex subunit SWI3A-like produces MMEVTKDPNSDFELELYTIPSSSRWFAWEEIHETERTAFKEYFDGNSITRTPKIYKEYRDFIINKYREEPSRRLTFTEVRKSLVGDVTFLHKAFLLLEHWGLINYGTAQPSSGADAAEEEEEHRKVRLEEGAPGGIRVAATPNSLKPMLLPRNGKSGVNASGASLKLPPLASYSDVYGDLIRQKEGNCGLCGHKCGSGHYRCTQDNFIICINCFKSGNYGEKRSTEDFVLSESSENSGKHDTVWTEAETLLLLESVLKHGDDWELVAQSVQTKTKLDCISKLIELPFGELMLGPAHRNVNINDANGIVNNAKQVQSSSSDNQEISKTKDQSPEFTNENEQNGDAVKESPSKRQRVASLSDSSSSLMNQVGLISNVVDPHITAAAADAAVSALCDEDLCPREIFDVDGEEGLEMERSSLSEIPLTLRVRAATATALGAAAARAKLLADQEDREIEHLVATIIEAQIDKMLQKVKHFDDLELLMEKEHAEMENKKDSILTERIDVLRRTFRSGVTRWKDYSYVKS; encoded by the exons ATGATGGAAGTGACGAAAGACCCTAATTCAGATTTCGAACTCGAACTCTACACCATCCCAAGCTCTTCAA GATGGTTCGCGTGGGAAGAAATCCACGAAACGGAGAGAACAGCGTTCAAGGAATACTTCGACGGAAACTCAATAACGCGAACCCCTAAGATATACAAAGAGTACCGAGACTTCATCATCAACAAGTACAGGGAAGAGCCCTCGAGGAGGCTCACCTTCACCGAGGTGCGCAAGTCGCTGGTCGGCGACGTCACGTTCCTGCACAAGGCCTTCCTCCTCTTGGAGCATTGGGGTCTGATCAACTACGGCACCGCGCAACCTTCTTCCGGTGCGGACGCagcggaggaggaggaggagcatCGCAAGGTTCGTCTCGAGGAAGGCGCCCCTGGTGGGATTCGTGTCGCGGCGACGCCGAATTCGTTGAAGCCTATGTTGTTGCCTCGCAATGGGAAGAGTGGGGTGAATGCGAGTGGGGCTTCTCTCAAATTGCCGCCGCTGGCGTCGTACTCTGATGTTTATGGTGATTTGATTAGGCAGAAAGAGGGCAACTGTGGCCTTTGCGGTCACAAATGTGGTTCTGGACATTACCGATGTacacag gataatttcattatttgtatTAATTGTTTCAAAAGCGGGAATTACGGGGAGAAAAGGTCCACGGAGGATTTTGTATTGAGTGAGTCAAGTGAAAATAGTGGTAAGCATGACACTGTCTGGACTGAGGCAGAAACTCTTCTCCTTCTAGAATCTGTTTTGAAGCATGGCGATGATTGGGAACTTGTTGCTCAAAGTGTTCAAACCAAGACCAAACTTGATTGTATCTCGAAACTCATTGAGCTGCCCTTTGGGGAGCTCATGTTGGGCCCTGCTCACAGAAATGTTAACATTAACGATGCTAATGGCATCGTGAACAATGCAAAACAAGTTCAATCATCTTCATCTGATAACCAAGAGATTTCAAAGACAAAGGACCAATCTCCTGAGTTTACAAATGAAAATGAGCAGAACGGAGATGCTGTGAAGGAAAGTCCTTCAAAAAGACAGCGTGTTGCTTCCCTTTCAGATTCCAGCAGTTCGCTAATGAATCAG GTGGGACTGATCTCTAATGTGGTTGACCCTCATATCACAGCTGCTGCAGCTGATGCGGCTGTTTCAGCTCTTTGTGATGAGGATTTGTGTCCAAGGGAGATATTTGATGTTGACGGTGAAGAAGGTTTAGAGATGGAGAGGTCCTCTCTATCAG AAATACCTTTGACACTGCGTGTAAGAGCTGCCACTGCAACTGCTCTTGGAGCTGCTGCTGCACGAGCAAAGTTGTTGGCAGACCAGGAAGACAGAGAGATTGAACATTTAGTAGCAACTATAATTGAAGCACAG ATTGACAAAATGCTACAGAAGGTTAAACATTTTGACGATCTGGAGCTATTGATGGAAAAGGAACACGCtgaaatggaaaataaaaaagattctaTCTTGACTGAACGGATTGATGTGTTACGGAGAACATTTAGATCTGGAGTCACTAGATGGAAAGATTATTCTTATGTAAAATCTTAG